Genomic segment of Aliarcobacter trophiarum LMG 25534:
AAATATCTATGCTCTTATGCTGGGCTTATGCATGGAGTTGATGCTATTTGTTTTACAGCTGGAATTGGAGAAAACTCTGACTTAATTAGAGAAAAAGTTTGTGAAGGATTAGAGTTTATGGGGATTGAGATAGATAAAGAGAAAAACTCAAAAAGAGATAAAGGAAATAGAGAGGTAAATACTAAAAATTCTAATACTAAAATATTTATAATTCCTACAAATGAAGAGTTTGTAATTGCAACAGATACTTATAATCTAATAAAAAAATAAAAAATCATCAAAATAAAAAGAGCAATATTGTAGAAATTACCCAAAAATGCTCTTTTTATTATTTTTTTAATCTTTTAATTACTTATTAAAGCCCTAAAAAGTAGCTTTCTTTGCTACTTTAATGCTATTTTTTTTCATTATAATTTTTCTCACATTTGAAAAAAGAAAGGATTGGTTACATTATGGGTTTAATTGATAAAATCAAAGAAAAAGCTAAACAAAATTTAAGAACTATTGTTCTTCCAGAGAGTGAAGATGAGAGAGTTCTTAAAGCTACACAAATAGTTTTAAAAGATAAAACTGCAAAAATAGTTCTAATTGGAAATGAAGAAAAAATCAAAGCTGATGCTTCAAAATATAGTGTAAATATCGATGGAGCAACGATTGTTGATCCTTCAAAATTTGCAAATATTGATAAATATATTGATGAATTGGTTGAACTTAGAAAAAGCAAAAACCTTTCAAGAGATGAAGCAAAAAATCTAATGCTTACAGAACCTAGATTTTTTGGTTGTATGATGGTTAGACTTGGAGATGCTGATGGTTTAGTTGCTGGATCAAATTCACCAACATCTGATGTTTTAAGAGCAGCTATTCAAGTAATCAAAACAGCACCTGGAATAAATACAGTTTCATCTGCATTTATTATGGAAACAGCTGATGGAAAATTTGGAGATAACGGTCTTATTTTATTTGCAGATTGTGCAGTTATTCCAGAACCAAATTCAGAGCAACTAGCAGATATTGCAAGTGCAACAGCTGCAACAGCTGCAAGTGTTGTTGGACTTGAGCCTAGAGTTGCAATGCTTAGTTTCTCTACAAAAGGGAGTGCATCTCATCCACTTGTAGATAAAGTTACAAAAGCTTGTCAAATTTTAGAAGATAGAAAAGTTGATTTTGCTTTTGACGGAGAGCTTCAAGCTGATGCAGCTATAGTTGAGAGTGTTGGAATAAAAAAAGCTCCTAATTCAAAAGTTGCTGGACGTGCAAATATCTTAGTATTCCCTGATTTACAAGCTGGAAACATTGGTTATAAATTAGTTCAGAGATTTTCAAATGCAGAAGCTCATGGACCAATTATTCAAGGTTTAAATAAACCTGTAAATGACCTTTCAAGAGGTTGTTCAGTTGAAGATATTTCAAATCTTGTAGCTATTACAGCAACTCAAATAAAATAAAAATTAAATTTCAAAAAAAGGAAAAATATGTTAGTTTTCGTATTAAATGCAGGAAGTTCTTCAGTTAAGTATCAACTAATGAACCCAGTTATTAAAAAAGTTTTTGCAAGTGGTATTTGTGAAAGAATTGGTATAGATGGTATTCTAAAACATGAATATAGTGATGGTAAAAAACTTGTTATGAATATATCAATGCCAACACACACAGAAGCTATTGAAGCAGTTTTAACTACTCTTACTAGTGGAGAAGGAAAAGTTATTGATTCAATTAATGATATTGAAGCAATAGGTCATAGAACTGTTCATGGTGGTGAAGAGTTTGCAAGTTCAGTTTTAATAACTCCTGAAGTTATAGATGCTATGAAAAGGTTATCTCCTCTTGCACCTTTACACAATCCTGCAAATATTTTGGGAATTGAGATTTGTCAAAGATTAATGCCAGGTAAACCAAATGTTGGTGTATTTGATACTGCATTCCACCAAACAATGCCTGATTATGCTTATATGTATGCTCTTCCTTATGACCAATATGTAAAACATGGAATTAGAAAATATGGTTTCCACGGAACTAGTCACTACTTTGTATCAAATGAAGCAAGAGCAATGCTTGAGAAAAAACACAATACTAGAATTATTGTTTGCCACTTAGGAAATGGTTCATCTGTAAGTGCAGTTTTTGATGGAAAATGTATTGATACATCTATGGGATTAACTCCTGTTCAAGGTCTTATGATGGGAACAAGAGTTGGAGATATTGGAGCTGGAGCTATTCAATATATGATGAAACAAGATGATATAACTATTGATGAAGCACTTGATCTTATGAATAAAAAATCTGGTATTTTAGGGATTTCAGGAAAATCATCTGATTTAAGAGAGGTTTTAGAAGGAATGAACCAAGGTGATGATAGATGTAGGCTTGCAGTTGATATGGTTGCATATAAAATTAAAGCTTATGTAGGTTCTTATGTTGCAGCTTTAAATGGTATTGATGCACTATGTTTTACAGGTGGAATTGGTGAAAATGCTGCATTAATTAGAGAAAAAGTTTGTGCAGGACTTGATGCTATGGGACTTGTAATTGACCCAACAAAAAATAATAAAAGATCAAGTGAAGCTAGAGATATATCTACAAATGCATCACCAGCTAGAATTTTTGTAATTCCTACTCAAGAAGAGTATGTAATAGCAAATGATACATACAATATAGTTTCAGGTGGAACTAGAAGAAAATAATCTTCAAATTTAAAAGGCGAATTTCGCCTTTTAAGACTAAGTTTAATATGCTTTTAAACTACTAGAAAAACTCATAACTGCTTTTGATATAGCTTGACTCATAAGTTTATCCATAAATTTCTCAAATTTATCCTCTTTTTTCCAAATAGGTTTTTCAACTTTTGACAACAAAATTAAACTATGTTTTGCATAATTCAATGTTGCAACCTCATCAACCAATCCTACCTCTTTAGCCTGATGAGCAGTAAATATTTTTGCATCTGCAAAACTAGTATGCTTTTTAACATCAAGTTTTCTAGCATTTGCTACATCACTTATAAACATATTATATGTACTATTTATAACACTTTGCAGCTCTTCTTCTTCATCTTTTGTCCATTTTCTAGCAAAGGTTCCACTCTCTTTATATTTTCCAGCTTTTATAGTTTGAGAAGTTATTCCAATATTTTCTAAAAGTTTACTAGCTTCAAAACCTTGCATAATAACACCAATAGATCCAACAATACTCCCAGGATTTGCAATAATTTTATCTGCCCATATAGAGGCATAATAACTTCCACTAGCTATTGTTCCGCTAGCATATGCAATAACTGGCTTTTTAGAACTTAACTCTTTTATTGCATAAGCAATCTCAACTGAAGGAGCAACTGCACCTCCTGGACTATCTATTACAAATAATACACCCTTTATACTACTATCATTTGATGCTTTTTCAATATCTTCTAATACTTTAGCTGGATCAATTATCTGTCCAATTAAATCAATTTTTTGTAAATTTGCACTATATTTTGCAACAGTTTCATCTTCACTTCCACTAAAAAAAAGTAGATAAACTATAGTTAAAAAAACTATACTTTTGAAATATTTTGTAATAAAATCTAAAAACCAAATAACTGGTGAAAATAGTTTTTTAAAAAACTCAAACAAATTCTCCTCCTATAATAATATCATCAACATATTTTGTGTGTAATATAATCTGCATATAAATATCTTCTATATCCTCTATTTTATCAGGTAAAGAAAAACCTATAATATCAGCATCAAAATCTTTTTCCAATCTTCCTTTTTTTAAGCCCAAAGCTTTTGCACCATTTACAGTTGCACTATTTAACAAAGTTTTAGAAAACTTTACTATATTTTTTTCATAGTGAATATTCAAACATGCTCTTAACTCATCAAACATAGATAAAGAGTTATTTGAACTAAGTCCATCTGTACCAATACTAAAAGGAATCTCTTCCAAATCTGAGATATTTAATCTACTATTATTTAAAAATCTATTTGAAGTCACACAGTGATTTATAGTTGCATTTAACTCTTTTATCTTAGTTAGCTCTTTAAAATCTGCTTCTACACAATGCGTAAAAGATAGATTTTTTACTCCTTTAAAAAGGTTTAGAAACTCTAGTGGTTTTGTTGTAGCTTTTTCTTGATTTAAAAAGTTTTTAAAAAACTCCAAGAAACTTCCATCATCTTTGTTTAACCACTCTTTTTCATCTTTTGACTCTAAAAAATGAGAAGTAACTGCTAACTTCTCCTCCTTTGCAATATTTAAAACCTCACGAACCAAAAAGGGATGAACTGAGTATGGTGAATGTATTGCAATTCCTGTTTGAAAATTTTTACTATTATGCTTTTGTGCATCTTTTAATCTTGCTTTGAAATCAGCAAATAGTGTATCTATCATATCAGCTTTTGAGCCTATTACTTCACAGAAAAAGAGTTTATTTATAGGAGATTTCAAACAAGCTTCTAAATCAAAAGAGTAAGAAGATATTGCTCCAATAGTTGTAGTTCCAGTTTTTAAGAGTTTTTTTAGCTCTTGACTTATCAAAGAAGTTTTTGCTTTTTCTATAAGTTTTTCTCTATGTCTTATTACAGAGTTTAACCACAAATAAAAATTACCATATTTTAAACTTGTTTTATTTGCACTAAACTCAAGATGGATATGTGAATTTATAAGCCCTGGCATTAAAACAGAGTTTATTTTTGGGCTTATTATCTCAAACTTTGGATACCTATTTTTAATATAATCAAAACTCCCTACTTCTATAATTTTTTCATCAAAAACTATAGCTCCATCTTTTAAGATAGTAAAATCTTCATCAAATGTAACAATATAAGAAGCAGTTAAAATCTTCATAAAAGATTATTTATTCTCTTCTTGTGCTTGTATCTGAGCATTTCTTGCATCATTTAAAGCTTTTATTTCATTTAACATTTGAATTAAAGCTATTAAACCTAAATGATAACCAAAACCACCAAAACCAGTAATAACTCCTGTAGTTGAAGCTGCTGTTATAGATTTTTGTCTAAACTCTTCTCTTTTATAGATATTTGAAATATGCACCTCAACAACAGGCATATTAACAGCAGCCAAAGCATCTCTAATAGCAATTGAAGTATGAGAATATGCAGCTGGATTTATCATAATTCCATCGACTGTTCCTAAACACTCTTGAACTCTATCAACTATCTCTCCCTCAAAATTTGATTGGAAAAACTCTATTTCAACACCATTTTGAGCTGCTGCATTTGAAAGTTGCTCATGAATTTGCTCTAAAGTCATACCACCATAGATATGTTGTTCTCTAACTCCCAACATATTTAAGTTTGGTCCTTGAATTACTGCTATTTTCATTATTATATTCCTTTTATAAAATTTAGGTAAGATTATAGTTAATTTTTTGTTAAAAAACCTAAAAAAAGGCAATTTTAGTGGATAACTTTATTTTAAAAAATGAAAATGCAATATATTATGAGTGTGGTTTCTCTTGTGATAATGTAATTTTTCTATCTTTAGGAAGTGAGAAATTTTTTATTACAGATGCTAGATATACTATTGAAGCTAAAGAGCTATCAAAAAACTGCGAAGTTATTGAAAGTAGCGATATAGTACAAGAGGCAAAAAATATTTTAAAAAAACAGAATATAAAAGAGATAATATTTGACCCAAATGATTTTACAACTTATTTTTACAATAGTTTAAAAAAAGATTTAGATATAGTTTTTAAAGAAGAGTTGAATTTTTCAAAACTAAAAAGATTGATAAAAAGCGATAGTGAAATAAAACTTTTAAAAAAAGCTAGTGTTTTGGGTCGTTCTGGATTTTCAGAATTTGCAAAATATATAAGAGAAAAAGGTTTGAATAAGAGTGAAAAAGAACTATTTTTTCAAAATTACAAATCTCTTAGCAAAAAAGCAAAATACGATATATCTTTTAGTGCAATTATAGCTATAAATGAAAATGCAGCAAAACCACATGCCCTTCCAACATCCAAAAAGCTAAAAAAAGATGACTTAATCTTAGTTGATGCTGGAATAAAATATAAAAGATACTGTTCTGATAGAACCTGTACTAGCGTTGCAGATTTCTCAAATTTTACTTTTGAAAGAGAACAAAAATTCAAAAATAAAAAACAGCAAAAAGTGTATAATATAGTTTTAAAAGCTCAAGAACTTACAATTAAAAATACAAAAAGTGGTATGATGGCAAAAGATGTTGATAAAATAGCTAGAGATTATATTGATAAAGCTGGTTATGGAAAATACTTTGTACATAGTACAGGACATGGTGTTGGACTTGATATTCATGAATTCCCAAATATAAATAGTAAAAATGAGATGATTATAGAAGAAAATATGGTATTTACAGTTGAACCTGGTATTTATATTCCAAATCTTTTTGGAGTTAGAATTGAAGATTGTATATCTATACAAAATGGTAGAGCTACTGTACTTTAATATGAAAAAAACAAAATAAATCTAAACTTATTAAATAAGTTCAGATTTTTTATAGAGAAAAAGAGAGAAATTTGAAAAAAAAATTAACAGAAGATTTAACACTTTTTTACTTTCCAAATTTTCCAAAAAAGTTTAATACTACATCAAAAAAAAGATATAGTGTAACTATTGGAATTGGGGGAAACATTGGAGATACAAAAAAAATATTTGATAACTTTCTCTTATGTCTAAAAAAAGATTTAAGATTTACTATTCTTATGACCTCACCCCTTTTACAAAACCCTCCATTTGGATTTTTGGAACAAAGATGGTTTTTAAATGGTATAATTTTGCTCAAAACAGATCTTTGTCCAAATGACTTCTTAAAAGCCATGCAAAGATATGAAAAAAAATTTGGAAGAAAGCGATCCTTTCAAGATGCGCCTAGAACCTTGGATATTGATATAATATTTTTTGATAATAAAAAAATAGATACAAAAAAATTAACTATCCCTCATAAAAATTGGGCAAATAGAGAGTCAGTGATTATTCCTTTAAAAAGGATAAAAAATGAGCGAAAAAAAACAGAAAGTAATGGTGGGTATGAGTGGAGGAATTGACTCTTCAGTTACTGCTTATATGCTACAACAACAAGGATATGAAGTTGAAGGTGTTTATCTAAAACTTCACAATAGAACAGATGGTTATCACGAAAACAATCTTTTTTATATAGAAGGTGTTGCAAAATATCTTGGTATAAAATACCATATTTTGGATTTAGCTAATAAGTTCAATGAAGAGGTTTATGATTACTTTGTAAACTCTTATTTAGAAGGGACTACTCCAAATCCTTGTGTAAAATGTAATAGAAATATAAAATTTGGTGCAATGCTTGATTTTGCAAAAGAGCATGGAGCTTCATTTTTAGCAACTGGTCACTATGCTGCAACAGATGGAGAGTTTTTCTATGAAGCTGAGGATAAATCAAAAGATCAAAGCTACTTTCTATCACAAATAAGAAAAGAAGCTTTACCATATATGATGTTTCCTTTGAGTAATTATAAAAAAGAGGATATTATAAAATTAGGTGCCTCTTTAGATGTTGCTTACAAGAAAATAACAGAAAAAAATGAGTCTCAAGAGATTTGCTTTGTAGAGACTGTTTATACAGATGTTATAAAAAAACATGCAAATATAGATGTAGAAGGTGATGTACTTGATGAAGATGGAAATGTAGTAGGAAAACATAAAGGCTATGCACATTATACTATTGGAAAGAGAAAAGGCTTCACTGTAAAAGGAGCTCATGACCCTCATTTTGTAATAAAACTAAATCCAAAAGACAACACAATAACAGTTGGTAAAAAACCTGCCTTAGAGATAAATGAAGTTTTAGGTGAAAATATAAATATGTATATTGATAAAAAAGAGTTCTCTTGCGGAGTAAAACTAAGATACAGAAGTACAACAACTCCTTGTAAAGTTAGAATTGAAAACGATAAAGCATTTATAATGCTTGAAGCTCCAGCATTTGGAGTAGCAAGTGGGCAATTGGCTGTTTTTTATGATGATGGAAAAGTAATTGGAAGTGCTTTTATACAAAGTGCCAATTAATAAAAGAGAGTCAACTCTCTTTTATTTAAAAACTATATTCAACTGAAGCTAAATATTTATTGTATTTTGTATCATTATTGTTATTTGTATCAACATTTACCCACATTAATCCCGCACTTAAATTATCAGTAAACCCATAAGTAGCACTTAAGTTAAGCTCTTTCTCTTTGAATTTATCTGTACCATCACTATATTTTGTAATACCATATAATGCACATAAATCAACTCCATAAATAGAGTAAGTTAGATTTAAATAGTGAGTTTTTGCATCTAAATCATAGAAGTAGTTTCCATCTTCAAATGGTGACATATTATCTCCAAAAGCAGCTATCATATTTGCGCCACCTTTATCACTACTCTTTGCATATCCCAAAGTAGCTTCAAAATCTGATATTTTACCAATTAACTCAAAGTTAGTAATATACCCATCTTCTAGCTTAAAACTATCTCCTTTTTCATCTAGATATATGGTACTCTTTGCATTACTTTTTGCGTATTGAGCATTAACTCCAAAGAAATCTGTATCTAAAGAGGCTTTCAATCCATAGAAATTTCCAAAATCAGGCATTTCATAGAAATATGGATTAATAGTTACATTATCTAGACTCTTATTTTGAATATCTAAGAAATAAACACCTTTATTTGTAAGCTCTGGCTTGTGAAAATCTTCACTTAAATCTATTCCTGATTCTGCTTTTTTATTTGAATAACCTAAGGCTATAACAGTGTCAGGAATTGGTAAAATCTCTATAACTCCACCTTGCTGATAATCTGTAAGCCACTCATACTCACCATCATATCTTCCAGCTTTAACTGAAAGAATATTTTCAAGCTCATATTGTAAATATGCTTGAGTTATTAATGCACTATTTTCAAAAGGTGCATTATCTTTCCAATCGTTTTTGTGTTGTTCACCTAGTTTTAAATTTCCTTTTGCTTCAACTTTTGCATTAAAACCATAAATTGATGCTGTTTCGTAAGCTAAACCCAAATGCCCATTTCCAAAAGTTGAATTTCTTGCAATATTATGGTTATTATATTTTATTTTTTGCCCATAAAGTGCTACACTTCCTGATACTGTTCCCTCTTTAAATGCTTCATCTATAGAAGTTACATCTGTTGATTTTTTTGTACTTCCTTCATTTAGAGCTATTTTTGTCTCTTCTTCAAACGATGAAGCTGCAAATAGTGTACTTGATAACATAATAGTTGAAACAACTAAACTTAACTTTTTCATAATTAACCCCTTGAATAATAAATGATACCTATTATCATTATTTTTAATTTTTGGAACTTTATTATTTTATTTATTAAAATTTGATAAATTTTTAGTTAATTCTTCAAAAAAACTTATTAAGAAGTTTTTTGATAATATTTTAGATTAAAAACTAAAATTAGAGGAATATTATATGTCTACTTTTAAACTCTTTAGTGGAAGTGCAAATCCAGAATTTGCAAAAAAAGTTGGTGACTATTTAGGAATGTGTGTATCAGATGCAAAATTAAACAAATTTAGTGATGGAGAAATTTCTGTACAAATAACTCAAAGTGTAAGAGGACAAGATGTTTATATAATACAACCAACTTGTGCACCTGCAAATGACAATTTGATGGAACTATTAATAATGATTGATGCACTAAAAAGGTCAAGTGCTAAATCTATAAATGCGGTAGTTCCATACTACGGTTATGCAAGACAAGATAGAAAAGCAGCCCCTAGAGTACCAATTAGTGCGAAACTTGTAGCTGATTTACTTGAAGCTGCTGGGATAGATAGAATTGTAACTATAGATTTACATGCTGCTCAAATTCAAGGATTTTTCAATATCCCTGCTGATAATCTTTTTGGTTCAATTTTATTTGTAAACTATATAAAGAGTAAAAATCTAAAAAATCCAATTATTGCAAGTCCAGATATTGGTGGAGTTGCACGTGCTAGACAATATGCTGATAAATTAGGATATGACTTAGTAATTGTTGATAAAAAAAGAGAGAAAGCAAATGAGTCTCAAGTTATGAATATAATCGGAGATGTAAAAGGAAAAGATGTCATTTTAGTAGATGATATGGTTGATACTGCTGGAACTTTAGTAAAAGCTGCTGAAGTTTTAAAAGAAAAAGGGGCAACTTCAGTAATGGCTTGTTGTACTCATGGAGTTTTA
This window contains:
- the folK gene encoding 2-amino-4-hydroxy-6-hydroxymethyldihydropteridine diphosphokinase, translating into MKKKLTEDLTLFYFPNFPKKFNTTSKKRYSVTIGIGGNIGDTKKIFDNFLLCLKKDLRFTILMTSPLLQNPPFGFLEQRWFLNGIILLKTDLCPNDFLKAMQRYEKKFGRKRSFQDAPRTLDIDIIFFDNKKIDTKKLTIPHKNWANRESVIIPLKRIKNERKKTESNGGYEWRN
- a CDS encoding Opr family porin yields the protein MKKLSLVVSTIMLSSTLFAASSFEEETKIALNEGSTKKSTDVTSIDEAFKEGTVSGSVALYGQKIKYNNHNIARNSTFGNGHLGLAYETASIYGFNAKVEAKGNLKLGEQHKNDWKDNAPFENSALITQAYLQYELENILSVKAGRYDGEYEWLTDYQQGGVIEILPIPDTVIALGYSNKKAESGIDLSEDFHKPELTNKGVYFLDIQNKSLDNVTINPYFYEMPDFGNFYGLKASLDTDFFGVNAQYAKSNAKSTIYLDEKGDSFKLEDGYITNFELIGKISDFEATLGYAKSSDKGGANMIAAFGDNMSPFEDGNYFYDLDAKTHYLNLTYSIYGVDLCALYGITKYSDGTDKFKEKELNLSATYGFTDNLSAGLMWVNVDTNNNNDTKYNKYLASVEYSF
- a CDS encoding ribose-phosphate pyrophosphokinase, translating into MSTFKLFSGSANPEFAKKVGDYLGMCVSDAKLNKFSDGEISVQITQSVRGQDVYIIQPTCAPANDNLMELLIMIDALKRSSAKSINAVVPYYGYARQDRKAAPRVPISAKLVADLLEAAGIDRIVTIDLHAAQIQGFFNIPADNLFGSILFVNYIKSKNLKNPIIASPDIGGVARARQYADKLGYDLVIVDKKREKANESQVMNIIGDVKGKDVILVDDMVDTAGTLVKAAEVLKEKGATSVMACCTHGVLSGPAYERVANGVLDELVISDTIPTKASAKKITVLTASTIIGEAIRRIHNNESVNSIFN
- the sppA gene encoding signal peptide peptidase SppA, whose product is MFEFFKKLFSPVIWFLDFITKYFKSIVFLTIVYLLFFSGSEDETVAKYSANLQKIDLIGQIIDPAKVLEDIEKASNDSSIKGVLFVIDSPGGAVAPSVEIAYAIKELSSKKPVIAYASGTIASGSYYASIWADKIIANPGSIVGSIGVIMQGFEASKLLENIGITSQTIKAGKYKESGTFARKWTKDEEEELQSVINSTYNMFISDVANARKLDVKKHTSFADAKIFTAHQAKEVGLVDEVATLNYAKHSLILLSKVEKPIWKKEDKFEKFMDKLMSQAISKAVMSFSSSLKAY
- the aroQ gene encoding type II 3-dehydroquinate dehydratase, which gives rise to MKIAVIQGPNLNMLGVREQHIYGGMTLEQIHEQLSNAAAQNGVEIEFFQSNFEGEIVDRVQECLGTVDGIMINPAAYSHTSIAIRDALAAVNMPVVEVHISNIYKREEFRQKSITAASTTGVITGFGGFGYHLGLIALIQMLNEIKALNDARNAQIQAQEENK
- a CDS encoding acetate/propionate family kinase → MLVFVLNAGSSSVKYQLMNPVIKKVFASGICERIGIDGILKHEYSDGKKLVMNISMPTHTEAIEAVLTTLTSGEGKVIDSINDIEAIGHRTVHGGEEFASSVLITPEVIDAMKRLSPLAPLHNPANILGIEICQRLMPGKPNVGVFDTAFHQTMPDYAYMYALPYDQYVKHGIRKYGFHGTSHYFVSNEARAMLEKKHNTRIIVCHLGNGSSVSAVFDGKCIDTSMGLTPVQGLMMGTRVGDIGAGAIQYMMKQDDITIDEALDLMNKKSGILGISGKSSDLREVLEGMNQGDDRCRLAVDMVAYKIKAYVGSYVAALNGIDALCFTGGIGENAALIREKVCAGLDAMGLVIDPTKNNKRSSEARDISTNASPARIFVIPTQEEYVIANDTYNIVSGGTRRK
- the mqnF gene encoding aminofutalosine deaminase family hydrolase, which gives rise to MKILTASYIVTFDEDFTILKDGAIVFDEKIIEVGSFDYIKNRYPKFEIISPKINSVLMPGLINSHIHLEFSANKTSLKYGNFYLWLNSVIRHREKLIEKAKTSLISQELKKLLKTGTTTIGAISSYSFDLEACLKSPINKLFFCEVIGSKADMIDTLFADFKARLKDAQKHNSKNFQTGIAIHSPYSVHPFLVREVLNIAKEEKLAVTSHFLESKDEKEWLNKDDGSFLEFFKNFLNQEKATTKPLEFLNLFKGVKNLSFTHCVEADFKELTKIKELNATINHCVTSNRFLNNSRLNISDLEEIPFSIGTDGLSSNNSLSMFDELRACLNIHYEKNIVKFSKTLLNSATVNGAKALGLKKGRLEKDFDADIIGFSLPDKIEDIEDIYMQIILHTKYVDDIIIGGEFV
- a CDS encoding M24 family metallopeptidase translates to MDNFILKNENAIYYECGFSCDNVIFLSLGSEKFFITDARYTIEAKELSKNCEVIESSDIVQEAKNILKKQNIKEIIFDPNDFTTYFYNSLKKDLDIVFKEELNFSKLKRLIKSDSEIKLLKKASVLGRSGFSEFAKYIREKGLNKSEKELFFQNYKSLSKKAKYDISFSAIIAINENAAKPHALPTSKKLKKDDLILVDAGIKYKRYCSDRTCTSVADFSNFTFEREQKFKNKKQQKVYNIVLKAQELTIKNTKSGMMAKDVDKIARDYIDKAGYGKYFVHSTGHGVGLDIHEFPNINSKNEMIIEENMVFTVEPGIYIPNLFGVRIEDCISIQNGRATVL
- the pta gene encoding phosphate acetyltransferase yields the protein MGLIDKIKEKAKQNLRTIVLPESEDERVLKATQIVLKDKTAKIVLIGNEEKIKADASKYSVNIDGATIVDPSKFANIDKYIDELVELRKSKNLSRDEAKNLMLTEPRFFGCMMVRLGDADGLVAGSNSPTSDVLRAAIQVIKTAPGINTVSSAFIMETADGKFGDNGLILFADCAVIPEPNSEQLADIASATAATAASVVGLEPRVAMLSFSTKGSASHPLVDKVTKACQILEDRKVDFAFDGELQADAAIVESVGIKKAPNSKVAGRANILVFPDLQAGNIGYKLVQRFSNAEAHGPIIQGLNKPVNDLSRGCSVEDISNLVAITATQIK
- the mnmA gene encoding tRNA 2-thiouridine(34) synthase MnmA; this translates as MSEKKQKVMVGMSGGIDSSVTAYMLQQQGYEVEGVYLKLHNRTDGYHENNLFYIEGVAKYLGIKYHILDLANKFNEEVYDYFVNSYLEGTTPNPCVKCNRNIKFGAMLDFAKEHGASFLATGHYAATDGEFFYEAEDKSKDQSYFLSQIRKEALPYMMFPLSNYKKEDIIKLGASLDVAYKKITEKNESQEICFVETVYTDVIKKHANIDVEGDVLDEDGNVVGKHKGYAHYTIGKRKGFTVKGAHDPHFVIKLNPKDNTITVGKKPALEINEVLGENINMYIDKKEFSCGVKLRYRSTTTPCKVRIENDKAFIMLEAPAFGVASGQLAVFYDDGKVIGSAFIQSAN